One segment of Streptosporangium brasiliense DNA contains the following:
- a CDS encoding nuclear transport factor 2 family protein: MYNTIVARRVRTAWNHLNDRDIESVLRMFAPTFTHRFAGENAMGGVRDNIDSQRRWFERLFRLLADIRFTVDDVLVKGWPWRTRVVVLVRTSGTAAGHPFRNEFAQTIELRWGQITRVNVVEDTEKMATIIGRLIESGVEEAGAPQIRDRPDPRDLDSRSPDPR, translated from the coding sequence ATGTACAACACGATCGTCGCGCGCAGGGTACGGACCGCTTGGAACCACCTCAACGACCGCGACATCGAGTCCGTCCTGAGGATGTTCGCGCCGACGTTCACACACCGCTTTGCGGGAGAGAACGCCATGGGAGGAGTACGCGACAACATCGATTCCCAACGCCGGTGGTTCGAGCGGCTGTTTCGACTGCTCGCCGATATCCGGTTCACCGTTGATGATGTGCTCGTCAAGGGATGGCCCTGGCGTACCCGGGTCGTGGTGCTCGTGCGGACCAGCGGCACGGCCGCCGGCCACCCCTTCCGCAACGAGTTCGCCCAGACGATCGAGCTGCGCTGGGGCCAGATCACCCGTGTCAACGTGGTCGAGGACACCGAGAAGATGGCGACGATAATTGGCCGTCTCATCGAGAGTGGTGTCGAAGAGGCCGGCGCTCCGCAGATCAGGGACCGTCCGGACCCACGCGATCTCGACAGCCGCTCGCCGGACCCTCGCTGA
- a CDS encoding winged helix-turn-helix transcriptional regulator — MQRTSFGAMTCSIARTLDIAAEPWSLLIIRDVFVGISRFDAIRRDLGISRKVLAERLQRLVEEGVLERRPYSQHPVRHEYHLTDKGLELCEIMFAIIAWGDRWTAGEAGPPALLRHEQCGAVTRAQVCCGECGEPLNASQVHAEAGPGGTDGPGTQLMPEYLRAT; from the coding sequence ATGCAGCGCACCTCATTCGGGGCCATGACCTGCTCCATCGCGCGGACTCTGGACATCGCCGCCGAGCCATGGTCCCTGTTGATCATTCGGGATGTTTTCGTGGGCATCAGCCGATTCGACGCGATACGGCGCGATCTGGGAATCTCCCGTAAGGTGCTGGCCGAGCGGCTGCAGCGGCTCGTCGAGGAAGGCGTCCTCGAGCGCCGCCCGTATTCGCAGCACCCCGTCCGGCACGAGTATCACCTCACGGACAAGGGCCTCGAACTCTGCGAGATCATGTTCGCGATCATCGCGTGGGGAGATCGATGGACCGCGGGCGAGGCCGGGCCACCAGCGTTGCTCCGCCATGAACAGTGCGGTGCAGTGACCCGTGCCCAAGTCTGCTGCGGCGAGTGCGGCGAGCCGTTGAACGCCTCGCAGGTGCACGCCGAGGCCGGTCCCGGAGGCACCGATGGTCCGGGAACCCAACTGATGCCCGAATATCTGCGAGCCACCTGA